ATTGCGTTATCTCTATGATCCGTGCGTCTTTGGGTTGGGTTGGGGCTGGGGGAGTCTTGGGTTTTGTAGGGGGCTTGTGGGGGGTGGCGCTGCCTGCGATCGCACAGCAGCCCCCCACGCTGCCGCCTGATCTGCCCGATCCGGTAGAGCAGACGCTACCGCCGCCCAGCCCGCCCCCGGTGCCTATCCCGAGCGCTCCAGAGCCGCCCATTCTGGCTCCTGAGGTAAGCCCTGAAGGGCCGCCGCCCGCTGCTGCTGGGCCGACCTTTTTGGTGGAGCAGATTGAGGTGTTGGGCAGCACCGTTTTGCAGACAGAGATTGGGGCACTGGTTGCGCCGCTAGAGGGCCAAGAGCTAACGCTGGCCGATCTGCTAGATCTGCGAACTGACATTACCAATCTCTATATCAACAGCGGCTACATTACCTCGGGCGCGTTTGTGCCCAACAACCAGGATCTCAGTGATGGGGTAGTGCAGATTCAGGTGGTGGAGGGGGCGCTAGAGACGGTGCAGATCAATGGGCTGAGCCGCCTGCGAGAGTATTATGTGCGCGATCGCATTGCTCTGGCGACTCAGCCGCCGCTCAATGTAGACCGTCTAGAAGAGGCGCTGCAGCTGCTCCAAAATGATCCACTGCTGGCGCGGGTGAATGCAGAGCTGACAGCAGGCAGTGGGCCGGGGCAAAACAGCCTGATTTTGGATGTGGCTGAGGCCGACCCGTTTTTGACGAACTTGGGAGTAGATAATGCTCGCGCCGCCAGTATTGGCTCTGTGCAGGGCACAGTGGCCGCTACGCATTTGAACCTGCTGGGCTTTGGCGATCGGCTTAGCGCTGGCTATAGCTACAGCCAGGGGCTTGATCTGTACGAGTTTCGCTATGGGGTGCCGCTCAATGCTCTAGATGGCACTTTGCAGGTGCGCTACGAAAACGCCGACAGCCGCATTGTCGATCCGCGCTTTGTCGATATCGGCATTCGCAGCGAGAGCGAAACGCTGTCGGTCAACTTTCGGCAGCCCTTGACCCGGTCGCTGTCATCAGAGGTGGCTCTGGGCCTGGGCCTAGATCTGAGGGAGAGCCGCAGCTTTATTTTGAACAACGTTCCCTTTTCGTTTTCGGTGGGGCCAGAGCAGGGCGTGGCGAAGGTCAGTGCCCTGCGGTTTTCTCAGGAGTGGCTGACTCGCGATGTCAATAGCGTGGTGGCGGTGCGATCGCAATTTAGCCTGGGCCTAAATGCCTTTGGAGCCACGGTTAACCAGAGCGGCACCGATGGCCGCTTCTTAGCCTGGCTGGGCCAGCTGCAGTGGGTAGAGCAGTTTGCCCCCGGCACCCTGCTGCTGACCCGGCTCAATGCCCAGCTCACCCCCGACTCTCTGCTGCCGCTGGAGCGCTTTAGCCTGGGCGGTATCGATACGGTGCGCGGCTACGCCCAAAACCAGGTCGTGACTGATAATGCCGTGGTGGCTTCGGTGGAGTTTCGCTTTCCCCTAACGGCCAATCCTAATGAGCTACAGTTGGCCCCTTTTCTCGATGCTGGTGTGGGTTGGAATACGCAAACGATCAATCCCGACCCCAACTTTTTGATGGGAACGGGGCTGGGGTTGCTCTGGCGACCTGCGCCGGAGGTAAACCTGCGGCTAGACTACGGCATTCCGCTGGTGAGCGTGAGCAATCGGGGCGGCTCGCTGCAGGAAAACGGCTTTTACTTTTCGGTTAACCTGCAGCCGTTTTAGGTCAGCGCTGTTTGAGAAGCAGCAGAGCTTAATTGCATCCCCCCCTCCCCCTTTTTAAGGAGAGTTTTTAACCCTTATCAAAATGGGGGGAGGGGGGATACCTATCAATTAGGTGTGCGAAAGGGATTTTTTAGGCAGCCTCAGTTTGCCAAGGCAAAATCAAGGGTTGGAAACATTTGCAGGCGGTGATCGGGCTCTAGATCGGGTGCTTTTTTAAATGCCTTTGCTTGCCGATCAACAGCCGTAAAAAGTGCCCTTTGAGGACGGGTAATAATGTTTTCTGCCTGACCTAGCATTAGCAGACCCGACTGCTTTAAGCTGAAACGAAAATTAGCGAGTATCCGGGTCTGAGCCTCTGGCATGAGATAGATAAAAACATTTCGGCAGACAAGTAGATCAATCTGAGTCAAGGGAGAGGCTTGCAGCAGATTGTGGTGATGAAAGACAATGTCGTGACCGCGATCTCGTCGCCATTGGTAGCCATCAGCTGTGCATTCAAAATACCGCTCAAGCAGGTCAGGAGAGATTTCCTTAACTGAGTGAGGAAAATATCGGCCTCTACGAGCGTGCGTTATGGCACCTTGATCAATATCTGTGCCGTAGATCTGCACGCGCTGCTGATATTGCTCGGCACCTAGGGCTTCTGCCAGCAGCATGGCCAGTGAATAGGTCTCTTCTCCCGAAGCACAGCCTGCACTCCACACCCGAATCGGCTCATCGGGAGAACGGTCGGCAATAAGCTGCGGAATAACCTGATCTTCTAGATATTTCCAGACAAAGCGATCGCGAAAGAAGCTGGTGAAATTAATGAAAATGGTGTTTAAAAGACCAATGATCTCGCCAGGCTGCTTTAAATGGCCGAGATAATCTTGATAGTTTTTAGCTCCAGCTCGCTGCATTCTTACCTGAATTCGGCGCATGAGCGTGGAGCGCTTATAGCCAGTCAGATCTATCTGTTCAACTTGCTTGAGATAACTTAGTAAATCTTCTAGTTCAATTGCTTCTAGTGACGGAGTGATACTGTTAGCATAGGAAATAGTTTGCATAAATAAAGCAAAGTTATAATTTTGCTTAAGATTTTCTCTAGGAACCGTTTGTTTTCATCAGCTTACCTTTTACCTAGTCCATCCTTCTGTCCAGTTTCGTACGTAAGCACTACATATATAGAGAAACATTATGTAGAGGCTTTTATTCCTTGAACCAAGCGAGTTTAGCGGTTGGCTATTTTAGCTTGTGCTCGCATCGCTGTTTTAGCTTTGAGATACGCTTTATATATACGGATACAGAAATGGGTCATGGCTACTAAAAACTGGCTGCTTGAAGCCCTGCCCCCCGGACTAAATGAAAAGTTTGCTCCAGACTTTAAAAAAGTTTTTTTGGAGCGCGGGAAGCGGCTGCATGAGCCCGGTGAAGTCATCAAGGAGCTATATTTCCCCCTCGACTGCGCCCTCTCAATTACGCTCACGATGGTCGACGGGAGAACGGCTGAGACGGGGTTGGTCGGTCGGCGAGAAGTCATTGGCGTTAATGCCTTTATGGGGGGCAGA
The window above is part of the Pseudanabaena sp. FACHB-2040 genome. Proteins encoded here:
- a CDS encoding ShlB/FhaC/HecB family hemolysin secretion/activation protein, with the protein product MIRASLGWVGAGGVLGFVGGLWGVALPAIAQQPPTLPPDLPDPVEQTLPPPSPPPVPIPSAPEPPILAPEVSPEGPPPAAAGPTFLVEQIEVLGSTVLQTEIGALVAPLEGQELTLADLLDLRTDITNLYINSGYITSGAFVPNNQDLSDGVVQIQVVEGALETVQINGLSRLREYYVRDRIALATQPPLNVDRLEEALQLLQNDPLLARVNAELTAGSGPGQNSLILDVAEADPFLTNLGVDNARAASIGSVQGTVAATHLNLLGFGDRLSAGYSYSQGLDLYEFRYGVPLNALDGTLQVRYENADSRIVDPRFVDIGIRSESETLSVNFRQPLTRSLSSEVALGLGLDLRESRSFILNNVPFSFSVGPEQGVAKVSALRFSQEWLTRDVNSVVAVRSQFSLGLNAFGATVNQSGTDGRFLAWLGQLQWVEQFAPGTLLLTRLNAQLTPDSLLPLERFSLGGIDTVRGYAQNQVVTDNAVVASVEFRFPLTANPNELQLAPFLDAGVGWNTQTINPDPNFLMGTGLGLLWRPAPEVNLRLDYGIPLVSVSNRGGSLQENGFYFSVNLQPF
- a CDS encoding protein-glutamate O-methyltransferase CheR, with translation MQTISYANSITPSLEAIELEDLLSYLKQVEQIDLTGYKRSTLMRRIQVRMQRAGAKNYQDYLGHLKQPGEIIGLLNTIFINFTSFFRDRFVWKYLEDQVIPQLIADRSPDEPIRVWSAGCASGEETYSLAMLLAEALGAEQYQQRVQIYGTDIDQGAITHARRGRYFPHSVKEISPDLLERYFECTADGYQWRRDRGHDIVFHHHNLLQASPLTQIDLLVCRNVFIYLMPEAQTRILANFRFSLKQSGLLMLGQAENIITRPQRALFTAVDRQAKAFKKAPDLEPDHRLQMFPTLDFALAN